ACGATGGACTGCCGCTCATCAACAATCTGCTTTCGACGGAGGGTGACGCTCCGTTTCTCATGGAAGTGCTGGCGCATGTCGACGGCAACACCGTGCGTGGGGTTGCGCTCACTCCGCCCCAGGGCCTGTCGCGAGGCGTGCAGCTTCACGATACGGGGGCTCAGCTCCAGGC
The genomic region above belongs to Candidatus Ozemobacteraceae bacterium and contains:
- a CDS encoding F0F1 ATP synthase subunit beta (produces ATP from ADP in the presence of a proton gradient across the membrane; the beta chain is a regulatory subunit), whose translation is MQETVDRENDRTGRVTAVRGSVVDARFDDGLPLINNLLSTEGDAPFLMEVLAHVDGNTVRGVALTPPQGLSRGVQLHDTGAQLQA